A single genomic interval of Drosophila virilis strain 15010-1051.87 chromosome 2, Dvir_AGI_RSII-ME, whole genome shotgun sequence harbors:
- the LOC6632472 gene encoding uncharacterized protein has translation MAAPNAEDEANWQDGEQNIADFLQDTFEALPEDDGDSAAGDGVEANPELEEHVNRPFPINSELRHRPRNHLLAPYFCNLCRDYVRGGVITICGHLFCWTCLWADLHNRVMPRCPRCMRRLLLHEDIMPFLGEGPNAGPDDANIVAQPGDVPRPSGLYLEHQQYPMWFAVHTYEELHFAGANGGERNLSVIVQRMHQDYQRPMDWVKFLQWFQLGCALGIFYLWLYIMSFSD, from the exons ATGGCCGCGCCAAACGCTGAGGATGAGGCCAACTGGCAAGATGGGGAGCAAAATATTGCCGATTTTTTGCAGGACACATTCGAAGCGTTGCCAGAGGATGATGGCGATTCGGCGGCAGGGGATGGAG TCGAAGCCAATCCCGAGCTGGAGGAGCATGTCAATCGGCCATTTCCAATCAATTCGGAACTGCGACACCGGCCCAGGAATCATCTATTGGCGCCGTACTTCTGCAACCTGTGCCGCGATTATGTCCGTGGCGGGGTAATCACCATTTGTGGGCATTTATTCTGCTGGACCTGTTTGTGGGCCGATCTGCACAATCGTGTGATGCCGCGTTGTCCGCGCTGCATGCGACGTCTACTCCTTCACGAGGACATCATGCCGTTCCTGGGCGAGGGACCCAATGCCGGCCCCGACGATGCAAACATTGTGGCTCAGCCAGGTGACGTGCCACGCCCCTCGGGCCTGTATCTAGAACACCAGCAATATCCAATGTGGTTCGCCGTGCACACCTACGAGGAGCTGCATTTTGCCGGCGCCAACGGGGGCGAGCGGAATCTCTCGGTGATCGTGCAGCGCATGCATCAGGACTATCAGCGACCCATGGACTGGGTCAAGTTTCTACAGTGGTTTCAGTTGGGCTGTGCCCTgggcatattttatttatggctaTATATAATGTCCTTTTCAGATTAG
- the LOC6632473 gene encoding uncharacterized protein isoform X1, with protein MLSRKEIVSILLLLTALICILNAALFGNIMPLSTSYEQLAEQTINAGTAYICILYALSTWVYHSNYSEPRRQIRYVLIAMLILLIAANLTGLITVIQTLFISDLMDALSTRDLFSSFGYLCRTVTAVLFVITLLLLIIILIIVTITAFKHSWSISSRQDSKEDLP; from the exons ATGCTCTCGCGAAAGGAAATTGTGTCTATCTTACTCCTGTTGACAGCG CTGATCTGCATATTGAATGCGGCTTTGTTTGGCAACATAATGCCCCTATCCACGAGCTATGAGCAGTTGGCTGAACAAACCATTAACGCAGGCACCGCCTACATTTGCATCCTGTACGCCCTGAGCACATGGGTATATCATTCAAACTACTCGGAGCCCCGACGGCAAATACGCTATGTG CTAATTGCAATGCTGATACTTTTGATTGCGGCCAACTTGACCGGGCTCATAACGGTCATTCAAACACTGTTCATATCCGACCTAATGGATGCCTTGAGCACGAGGGATCTGTTCAGCTCGTTTGGTTATTTGTGTCGCACAGTGACAGCTGTGCTGTTCGTGATAACACTTTTGCTGCTGATCATTATTCTGATAATTGTCACTATAACCGCATTCAAGCATTCGTGGTCCATATCGAGCCGTCAGGATTCTAAGGAAGATTTGCCATAA
- the LOC6632473 gene encoding uncharacterized protein isoform X2: MGISFKLLGAPTANTLCGGLSYALIAMLILLIAANLTGLITVIQTLFISDLMDALSTRDLFSSFGYLCRTVTAVLFVITLLLLIIILIIVTITAFKHSWSISSRQDSKEDLP; this comes from the exons ATGGGTATATCATTCAAACTACTCGGAGCCCCGACGGCAAATACGCTATGTGGTGGGCTCTCATATGCT CTAATTGCAATGCTGATACTTTTGATTGCGGCCAACTTGACCGGGCTCATAACGGTCATTCAAACACTGTTCATATCCGACCTAATGGATGCCTTGAGCACGAGGGATCTGTTCAGCTCGTTTGGTTATTTGTGTCGCACAGTGACAGCTGTGCTGTTCGTGATAACACTTTTGCTGCTGATCATTATTCTGATAATTGTCACTATAACCGCATTCAAGCATTCGTGGTCCATATCGAGCCGTCAGGATTCTAAGGAAGATTTGCCATAA
- the LOC6632473 gene encoding uncharacterized protein isoform X3, with protein MLSRKEIVSILLLLTALICILNAALFGNIMPLSTSYEQLAEQTINAGTAYICILYALSTWVYHSNYSEPRRQIRYVVGSHML; from the exons ATGCTCTCGCGAAAGGAAATTGTGTCTATCTTACTCCTGTTGACAGCG CTGATCTGCATATTGAATGCGGCTTTGTTTGGCAACATAATGCCCCTATCCACGAGCTATGAGCAGTTGGCTGAACAAACCATTAACGCAGGCACCGCCTACATTTGCATCCTGTACGCCCTGAGCACATGGGTATATCATTCAAACTACTCGGAGCCCCGACGGCAAATACGCTATGTGGTGGGCTCTCATATGCT CTAA